The following are encoded together in the Pseudomonas sediminis genome:
- a CDS encoding chemotaxis protein CheW, translating to MTDQDLLYSQPAVDDCWNRIGVFGDKSCPQLERHIHCRNCEVYGAAAIALLDRYGSALERGDDDYGQGEAQEAQGEQRSLLIFRLGEQWLAIATRCLAEVMPVSPIHVLPHRNSRGLLGVTNVRGTLVACLSLAELLDLDAPQDARRSERRVIPRMLILESSSGPLVTPVDEVSGIQRIPVARISSSRHDDKRTISRFTAGVLQWQEQSITLLDDEQLLQTMIGSLT from the coding sequence GTGACTGATCAGGACCTGCTATACAGCCAACCCGCCGTCGACGACTGCTGGAATCGCATCGGCGTATTTGGCGACAAGAGTTGCCCGCAGCTGGAGCGGCATATCCATTGCCGCAACTGCGAGGTTTACGGCGCCGCAGCCATCGCCCTGCTCGACCGTTACGGCAGCGCGCTGGAGCGTGGCGATGACGACTACGGCCAGGGCGAAGCTCAGGAAGCGCAGGGCGAACAGCGCTCGCTACTGATCTTCCGCCTTGGCGAGCAATGGCTGGCCATCGCCACGCGCTGCCTGGCCGAAGTCATGCCGGTGTCGCCGATTCACGTGCTGCCTCACCGCAACAGCCGCGGCCTGCTAGGTGTAACCAACGTGCGCGGCACCCTGGTCGCCTGCTTGTCGCTGGCCGAGCTGCTCGACCTCGACGCGCCACAGGATGCGCGCCGCAGCGAACGCCGGGTGATACCACGCATGCTGATTCTGGAAAGCAGCAGTGGCCCGCTGGTGACACCGGTGGATGAAGTCAGCGGCATCCAGCGCATCCCCGTGGCGCGCATCAGTAGCAGCAGACACGACGACAAGCGCACCATCAGCCGTTTCACCGCCGGCGTCCTGCAATGGCAGGAACAGAGCATTACCCTGCTCGACGACGAACAGTTGCTGCAAACCATGATTGGGAGCCTCACGTGA
- a CDS encoding methyl-accepting chemotaxis protein — MNLTVRNRIIVSFLLIIAILFLLAGVSYMRLVKIENEANGIRNDSIPGLYYPSKAQDLWSRHMLGTRRLLLRAVDEDVATLLDNYRDQFATQMQALDEEFGRYQSATTDEQELALAEQFRQVQHQYLNRHGQLLDSLPSLAPKQARQFSAERVFPEWEKGESLLSELIEMNRGQADAAAREIRSAVLIMEAGLLIAILLAILVSAVCGWLLMSAITTPVNRIVSILKSLESGDLSAKLDMHRRDEFNAIELGFNSMVGELKNLVGNAQRSAVQMTTSVTEIAATSRQQQATATETAATTTEIGATSREIAATSRDLVRTMGEVSDNAEQTSILAGTGQLGLARMEEIMHQVMGAADVVNGKLSILNEKASNITQVVTTIVKAADQTNLLSLNAAIEAEKAGEYGKGFAVVAVEVRRLADQTAVATYDIEQMVREIQSAVSAGVMGMDKFSEEVRRGIGEMAQMGDQLSQIIQQVQALAPRIQMVNEGMQAQSTGAEQINQALLQLGEASSQTVDSLRQAGAAIDELNQVANNLRVGVSRFKV, encoded by the coding sequence ATGAACCTGACCGTACGCAATCGAATCATCGTCAGCTTCCTGCTGATCATCGCCATTCTGTTCCTGCTGGCCGGCGTCTCCTACATGCGCCTGGTCAAGATCGAGAACGAGGCCAATGGCATCCGCAACGATTCGATCCCGGGCCTGTATTACCCGAGCAAGGCACAAGACCTCTGGTCCCGTCACATGCTTGGCACTCGCCGCTTGCTGTTGCGCGCCGTCGATGAAGACGTTGCCACCCTGCTGGACAACTACCGCGACCAATTCGCCACGCAGATGCAGGCGCTCGACGAGGAGTTCGGCCGCTACCAGAGTGCCACGACAGACGAGCAGGAGCTGGCGCTGGCCGAACAGTTCCGTCAGGTGCAGCACCAGTATCTGAACCGGCACGGGCAATTGCTCGACAGCCTGCCGAGCCTTGCACCCAAACAGGCTCGCCAATTCAGCGCCGAACGCGTGTTTCCCGAGTGGGAAAAAGGTGAAAGCCTGCTGAGCGAGCTGATCGAAATGAATCGCGGCCAGGCCGATGCCGCCGCGCGTGAGATTCGCAGCGCAGTGCTGATCATGGAAGCGGGGTTACTGATCGCCATCCTGCTGGCCATCCTCGTCTCCGCCGTCTGCGGCTGGCTGCTGATGAGCGCCATCACCACCCCCGTGAACCGCATCGTCAGCATCCTCAAATCCCTGGAAAGCGGCGACCTGTCGGCGAAACTCGACATGCACCGCCGCGACGAATTCAACGCCATCGAGCTGGGCTTCAACAGCATGGTCGGCGAGCTCAAGAACCTGGTCGGCAACGCCCAGCGCTCGGCGGTGCAGATGACCACCTCGGTCACCGAGATCGCCGCCACCTCTCGTCAACAGCAGGCCACGGCCACCGAGACCGCCGCCACCACCACCGAAATAGGCGCAACTTCACGGGAGATCGCTGCCACTTCGCGTGATCTGGTCCGCACCATGGGCGAAGTCTCCGACAACGCCGAGCAGACCTCGATTCTAGCTGGCACCGGCCAGCTGGGCCTGGCCCGCATGGAGGAGATCATGCACCAGGTAATGGGCGCGGCCGATGTGGTCAACGGCAAGCTGTCGATCCTCAACGAAAAGGCCAGCAACATCACCCAGGTGGTCACCACCATCGTCAAGGCGGCCGACCAGACCAACCTGCTGTCGCTCAACGCCGCCATCGAGGCGGAAAAGGCCGGCGAGTACGGCAAGGGTTTTGCCGTAGTTGCCGTGGAAGTCCGTCGCCTGGCCGACCAGACCGCCGTGGCCACCTACGACATCGAGCAGATGGTGCGCGAGATCCAGTCCGCGGTATCCGCCGGTGTGATGGGCATGGACAAGTTCTCCGAAGAGGTGCGCCGCGGCATCGGCGAGATGGCGCAGATGGGTGACCAGCTCAGCCAGATCATTCAGCAGGTGCAGGCCCTGGCGCCGCGTATCCAGATGGTCAACGAAGGCATGCAGGCGCAGTCCACCGGCGCCGAACAGATCAACCAGGCATTGCTGCAGCTCGGTGAAGCCAGCAGCCAGACCGTCGATTCGCTGCGCCAGGCTGGCGCCGCCATCGATGAACTCAACCAGGTGGCCAACAACCTGCGCGTTGGCGTCAGCCGCTTCAAGGTCTGA
- a CDS encoding chemotaxis response regulator protein-glutamate methylesterase, translating to MRIAIANDMPLAVEALRRALAAEPEYQLIWVAGNGEEAVSRCRDDLPDLLLMDMLMPGMDGVEATRRIMHDTPCAILIVTSDVERNMSRVFDAMGAGALDVVAAPSLGPQQVLDAATVRRKIHNIAWMIGHKTSRSVKPPPMRSTEGRSKSLVAIGASAGGPASLVELLRQIPADFPASIVLVQHVDEVFAAGMAQWLGSESHIPVRLAREGEGLQPATVLLAGTNNHLYLAPEGRLVYRREPADQVYRPSIDVFFESVATYWRGDAIGVLLTGMGSDGARGLKLMRERGFHTIAQDQASSAVYGMPKAAVALGAAAEVLALDRIPTRLIERLG from the coding sequence ATGAGGATCGCCATTGCCAACGACATGCCCCTGGCGGTCGAAGCCCTGCGCCGTGCGCTGGCGGCAGAACCCGAATACCAGTTGATCTGGGTCGCCGGCAACGGCGAGGAAGCAGTCAGCCGCTGCCGCGACGACCTACCCGACCTGCTGCTGATGGACATGCTCATGCCCGGCATGGACGGCGTGGAAGCGACCCGACGGATCATGCACGACACCCCCTGCGCCATTCTCATCGTCACCTCGGATGTCGAGCGCAACATGTCACGGGTGTTCGACGCCATGGGCGCCGGTGCGCTGGATGTGGTTGCCGCGCCGTCGCTTGGCCCGCAGCAGGTGCTCGACGCCGCGACCGTGCGGCGCAAGATCCACAACATCGCCTGGATGATCGGCCACAAGACCTCGCGCTCGGTCAAACCGCCCCCCATGCGCAGCACTGAAGGCCGCAGCAAGAGCCTGGTGGCCATCGGTGCATCGGCGGGCGGCCCAGCCTCGCTGGTGGAGCTGCTGCGGCAGATCCCGGCGGATTTTCCTGCCAGCATCGTGCTGGTGCAGCATGTCGACGAAGTCTTCGCCGCCGGCATGGCCCAGTGGCTCGGCAGTGAATCGCACATACCCGTGCGCCTGGCGCGGGAAGGCGAAGGGTTGCAACCGGCGACCGTGCTGCTGGCCGGCACCAACAACCACCTCTACCTGGCGCCCGAGGGGCGCCTGGTCTATCGACGCGAACCTGCCGATCAGGTCTACCGGCCCTCTATCGATGTATTCTTCGAAAGTGTGGCCACCTACTGGCGAGGTGATGCTATCGGCGTGTTGCTGACGGGCATGGGCAGCGATGGTGCCAGGGGCCTGAAGCTGATGCGCGAACGCGGCTTTCATACCATCGCCCAGGACCAGGCCAGCAGCGCCGTCTACGGCATGCCCAAGGCCGCCGTGGCACTAGGCGCCGCAGCAGAAGTGCTAGCCCTGGACAGAATTCCCACGCGCCTGATCGAGCGCCTGGGCTAA
- a CDS encoding response regulator yields MQRPQDNSNHHNGLPDYSMMVLLVDDQAMIGEAVRRALSEESDIDFHFCSDPHQALSVAQQIKPTVILQDLIMPGVDGLELLAQYRAAPGLSDVPIIVLSTKEDPKVKSAAFTAGANDYLVKLPDVIELLARIRYHSRSYLTMLQRDEAYRALRESQQQLLNTNLVLQRLIKSDGLTGLANRRHFDEYLEIEWKRALRDQSELSLLMIDVDYFKAYNDQHGHVAGDEVLRRVGESLRGSCTRATDLAARYGGEEFAVIMPGTAAGGARLQAEKIRRAVEALGIPHNLPKPGSPISVSIGIATVRPSPERDPLSLVIKADEGLYLAKHSGRNQVAQAGENH; encoded by the coding sequence ATGCAACGGCCTCAAGATAACTCCAACCATCATAACGGCTTGCCCGACTATTCGATGATGGTGCTGCTGGTCGACGACCAGGCCATGATCGGCGAAGCCGTGCGACGTGCCCTGAGTGAAGAGAGCGACATCGACTTCCACTTCTGCTCCGACCCGCACCAGGCGCTGAGCGTGGCCCAGCAGATCAAGCCGACGGTGATCCTTCAGGACCTGATCATGCCCGGTGTCGACGGCCTCGAGCTGCTCGCCCAATACCGCGCGGCGCCCGGCCTGAGTGATGTGCCGATCATCGTGCTGTCGACCAAGGAAGACCCCAAGGTCAAGAGCGCCGCCTTCACCGCCGGAGCCAACGATTACCTGGTCAAACTGCCGGACGTGATCGAGCTGCTCGCACGCATTCGCTACCACTCGCGCTCCTACCTGACCATGCTGCAGCGCGACGAAGCCTACCGTGCACTACGCGAGAGTCAGCAGCAGTTGCTCAATACCAACCTGGTGCTGCAGCGCCTGATCAAGTCCGACGGTCTCACCGGCCTGGCCAACCGCCGCCATTTCGACGAATACCTGGAGATCGAGTGGAAGCGCGCCCTGCGCGACCAGAGCGAACTGTCGCTACTGATGATCGACGTCGACTATTTCAAGGCCTACAACGACCAGCACGGCCACGTCGCTGGCGATGAAGTGTTGCGCCGCGTTGGCGAGTCGCTGCGCGGCAGTTGCACACGCGCCACCGACCTGGCGGCCCGCTACGGTGGCGAGGAATTTGCCGTGATCATGCCTGGCACCGCAGCCGGCGGTGCGCGCCTGCAGGCAGAAAAAATCCGCCGCGCGGTCGAAGCGCTAGGTATTCCCCACAACCTGCCCAAACCCGGCTCGCCAATCAGTGTGAGCATCGGAATTGCCACCGTCAGGCCCTCCCCCGAGCGCGATCCACTGAGCCTGGTGATTAAGGCCGATGAAGGCCTGTACCTGGCCAAGCACAGCGGCCGCAATCAGGTGGCGCAGGCAGGCGAAAACCACTGA
- a CDS encoding hybrid sensor histidine kinase/response regulator — MTPDQMRDASLLDLFRLEAEAQKQVLDTGLLILERDPTNASQLEACMRAAHSLKGAARIVGLDHGVQIAHAMEDLLVAAQEGLLRLLPDHIDALLQGSDLLLRIGQAQQDAELEARVETITTRLQVLLGNAVPALRVQPGESTAFATETAAPSKPEPLPTTAPQAAEPVADERISRVLRVSAERFDHLIDLSGKSLVEFQRTKPLNDSLHRLKRQQESARRTLESLREHLLGTDLDASAQALFAESRNLLIECQQQLQAHQELFDDFVWYGGQRTQQLYDLALASRMRPFADVLTGHTRMLRDLGRSLGKQVRLEIVGENTQVDRDVLERLEAPLTHLLRNAVDHGIEPPALRARKGKPEEGVVQLRARHHAGMLVLEVSDDGAGIDLERVAQAVIKRRFATAEQVEQMTEDELLAFLFLPGFSMSQQVTEVSGRGVGLDVVQHEIRRMRGNVRLLQNPDQGCLFHLELPLTLSVVRALVVTIGGEAYAFPLAQIERMLRLPRSAIVQLEGRQHFWLEDEHVGLISAAQLLRCNEKQGDDGSIPIVLIRDREQYHGLAVEAFLGEFTLVLMPLDGRLGKVRDVAAGALLHDGTPVLILDVDDLLNSVSKLLDTGHLERVDHASHARQTVSKRVLVVDDSLTVRELERKLLLSRGYQVSVAVDGMDGWNALRAETFDLLITDIDMPRMDGIELVTLVRQDPRLRSLPVMVVSYKDREEDRRRGLEAGADYYLAKASFHDEALLDAVQTLIGEARE; from the coding sequence GTGACACCGGACCAGATGAGGGATGCATCGCTGCTCGACCTGTTCCGGCTGGAGGCCGAGGCACAGAAGCAGGTGCTCGATACCGGCCTGCTGATTCTCGAGCGTGACCCGACCAACGCCAGCCAGCTGGAAGCCTGCATGCGCGCCGCGCACTCGCTCAAGGGGGCAGCGCGCATCGTCGGCCTGGACCATGGCGTGCAGATCGCCCACGCCATGGAAGACTTGCTGGTCGCCGCCCAGGAAGGCCTACTGCGCCTGCTGCCCGACCACATCGACGCCCTGCTGCAAGGCTCCGACCTGCTCCTGCGCATCGGCCAGGCACAGCAGGACGCCGAGCTGGAGGCGCGGGTGGAAACCATCACCACACGCCTGCAGGTGCTGCTTGGCAACGCCGTACCGGCACTGCGCGTGCAGCCAGGTGAAAGCACCGCGTTTGCCACCGAAACGGCAGCCCCCAGCAAACCCGAACCACTCCCGACAACTGCGCCACAAGCAGCCGAGCCGGTCGCAGACGAACGCATCAGCCGCGTATTGCGGGTGTCGGCCGAGCGCTTCGATCACCTGATAGACCTGTCCGGCAAATCGCTGGTGGAGTTCCAGCGCACCAAGCCGCTGAACGATTCGCTGCATCGCCTCAAGCGCCAGCAGGAGTCGGCACGCCGCACCCTGGAGAGCCTGCGCGAGCACCTGCTCGGCACGGACCTGGACGCCTCCGCCCAGGCGCTGTTCGCCGAGAGCCGCAACCTGCTGATCGAATGCCAGCAACAGCTGCAAGCCCATCAGGAACTGTTCGACGACTTCGTCTGGTACGGCGGGCAACGCACGCAGCAACTGTACGACTTGGCCCTGGCTTCGCGCATGCGCCCCTTCGCCGATGTGCTCACCGGGCACACGCGCATGCTGCGTGACCTAGGCCGCTCGCTGGGCAAGCAGGTGCGCCTGGAGATCGTGGGAGAAAACACTCAGGTCGACCGCGACGTGCTGGAGCGCCTGGAAGCCCCCCTGACGCACCTGCTGCGCAACGCTGTCGATCACGGCATCGAGCCGCCGGCGCTACGCGCTCGCAAGGGCAAGCCGGAAGAAGGTGTGGTTCAGCTGCGCGCGCGTCATCACGCCGGCATGCTGGTGCTGGAGGTCAGCGACGACGGCGCCGGTATCGACCTCGAGCGCGTTGCCCAGGCGGTGATCAAACGCCGTTTCGCCACCGCCGAGCAGGTCGAGCAGATGACCGAGGACGAGCTGCTGGCCTTCCTCTTCCTACCTGGTTTCAGCATGAGCCAGCAGGTCACCGAAGTCTCCGGTCGCGGTGTCGGCCTCGACGTGGTGCAACACGAGATTCGCCGCATGCGCGGCAACGTGCGGCTGTTGCAGAACCCTGATCAGGGCTGCCTGTTCCACCTCGAACTGCCGCTGACCCTCTCGGTGGTGCGCGCGCTGGTGGTGACCATCGGCGGCGAGGCCTATGCCTTCCCGCTGGCGCAGATCGAACGCATGCTGCGCCTGCCGCGCAGCGCCATCGTCCAGCTTGAGGGGCGCCAGCACTTCTGGCTGGAGGACGAGCACGTCGGCCTGATCTCCGCCGCACAGCTGCTGCGATGCAATGAGAAACAGGGCGATGATGGCAGCATCCCCATCGTGCTGATTCGCGACCGCGAGCAATACCACGGTCTGGCGGTCGAAGCCTTCCTCGGCGAGTTCACCCTGGTGCTGATGCCCCTCGATGGGCGCCTGGGTAAGGTGCGCGACGTCGCGGCCGGTGCTCTGCTGCACGACGGCACGCCGGTGCTGATCCTCGACGTCGACGACCTGCTCAACTCGGTGAGTAAATTGCTTGACACCGGTCACCTGGAGCGTGTCGACCATGCCAGCCATGCGCGCCAGACTGTCAGCAAGCGCGTGCTGGTGGTGGATGACTCGCTCACCGTGCGCGAACTGGAGCGCAAACTGCTGCTCAGCCGCGGTTATCAGGTATCGGTCGCCGTCGACGGCATGGATGGCTGGAACGCCCTGCGTGCCGAGACCTTCGACCTGCTGATCACCGATATCGACATGCCGCGCATGGACGGTATCGAGCTGGTCACCCTGGTGCGCCAGGACCCACGCCTGCGCTCGCTGCCAGTGATGGTGGTGTCGTACAAGGATCGCGAGGAAGATCGCCGCCGCGGCCTGGAGGCCGGCGCCGATTATTACCTGGCCAAGGCCAGCTTCCACGACGAAGCGCTGCTGGATGCCGTACAAACCCTGATCGGTGAGGCCCGCGAATGA
- the aroQ gene encoding type II 3-dehydroquinate dehydratase, which yields MTPCILVLNGPNLNLLGTREPATYGHETLADISQLCADTAAEHGLKIEFRQTNHEGELLDWIHTARGRCAGILINPAAWTHTSVAIRDALVASELPVIEVHLSNVHKREAFRHHSFVSPIAVGVICGLGSQGYRLGLQYFAQSLKG from the coding sequence ATGACGCCCTGCATTCTTGTACTCAATGGCCCCAACCTGAACCTGCTTGGAACCCGTGAACCGGCCACCTATGGCCATGAAACCCTCGCCGACATTTCCCAGCTTTGCGCCGATACCGCCGCCGAACACGGTTTGAAGATCGAGTTTCGCCAGACCAACCACGAGGGCGAGCTGCTCGACTGGATTCATACCGCACGCGGGCGCTGCGCCGGCATTCTGATCAATCCGGCAGCCTGGACCCACACCTCGGTAGCCATTCGCGATGCGCTGGTGGCCAGCGAGCTGCCGGTGATCGAGGTGCACCTGTCCAATGTGCACAAGCGCGAAGCGTTCCGTCATCACTCTTTCGTCTCGCCCATCGCCGTGGGCGTGATCTGCGGGCTCGGCAGCCAGGGCTACCGCCTGGGCCTGCAGTACTTCGCTCAATCGCTCAAGGGGTAA
- a CDS encoding chemotaxis protein CheW: MPAPSKAAAGELHLQFTLGDDRYALPASQVVEVLPLRRLKQVPEAPLWVAGLFEHRGRVTPVIDLSHRVLGHAAQPRSSTRVVLVRFDLQMGEQSPVLGLILEQATDTLRLPREAFKASGLEAGQADYLGPLQRDARGMIQRIEVAGLLDDEMRALLFQPADQG, translated from the coding sequence ATGCCAGCCCCCAGCAAAGCAGCAGCGGGTGAACTGCACCTGCAGTTCACGCTCGGTGATGATCGCTACGCCCTTCCCGCCAGTCAGGTGGTCGAAGTGCTGCCGCTACGCCGTCTGAAACAGGTGCCCGAAGCGCCGCTGTGGGTAGCCGGGTTGTTCGAGCATCGCGGCCGGGTGACCCCAGTGATCGATCTCAGCCATCGCGTGCTGGGACACGCCGCCCAACCCCGTAGCAGCACACGCGTGGTGCTGGTGCGCTTCGACCTGCAGATGGGTGAGCAGTCGCCAGTGCTAGGGCTGATTCTGGAGCAGGCCACCGACACCCTGCGCCTGCCCAGGGAGGCGTTCAAGGCCAGTGGCCTGGAAGCGGGCCAGGCGGATTACCTGGGGCCACTGCAGCGTGATGCCCGTGGCATGATCCAGCGCATCGAGGTCGCCGGGCTGCTCGACGACGAGATGCGCGCCCTGCTGTTCCAACCTGCGGACCAGGGCTGA
- a CDS encoding zinc-dependent peptidase has product MWSFKAWRRRRTLENNPVDPAHWAEVRRRLPILDGLDGHEEQQLRERAVLFLHDKHLTALPGLQLGPVEHLLLAAQAQLPLLHLGDLDWYRGFHEIVLYPDDFISPQRHRDASGIEHEWDDARSGEAWQQGPVILAWPGVEASGGWEGYNLVIHELAHKLDMLEGGANGLPPLHRDMRVQDWAHAMQSAYDALNAELDANPEAETAIDPYAAEDPAEFFAVTSEYFFTAPDLLADAFPDVYRQLALFYRQDTLARLQRLRAQHPDYQEVENATNG; this is encoded by the coding sequence ATGTGGTCCTTCAAGGCCTGGCGCCGTCGTCGCACCCTCGAAAACAACCCTGTCGATCCCGCCCACTGGGCCGAAGTACGCAGACGCCTGCCGATTCTCGATGGCCTCGACGGGCACGAAGAGCAGCAGTTGCGCGAACGCGCCGTGCTGTTTCTGCATGACAAGCACCTGACCGCCCTGCCGGGCCTGCAGCTCGGCCCGGTCGAACACCTGCTGCTGGCAGCCCAGGCGCAATTGCCCCTGCTGCACCTGGGCGATCTGGACTGGTACCGGGGTTTTCACGAAATCGTCCTCTACCCGGATGACTTCATCAGCCCGCAGCGCCACCGCGATGCCAGCGGCATCGAACACGAATGGGACGACGCGCGCAGCGGCGAGGCCTGGCAACAGGGCCCGGTGATCCTCGCCTGGCCCGGGGTCGAGGCCAGTGGCGGCTGGGAAGGTTACAACCTGGTGATCCACGAACTGGCACACAAGCTGGATATGCTCGAAGGCGGCGCCAATGGCCTGCCGCCGCTGCACCGCGACATGCGCGTGCAGGACTGGGCCCACGCCATGCAGAGCGCCTATGACGCCCTGAACGCCGAGCTGGACGCCAACCCCGAGGCCGAAACCGCCATCGACCCTTACGCCGCCGAAGACCCGGCAGAGTTCTTTGCCGTCACCAGCGAATACTTCTTCACCGCACCGGACCTGCTGGCCGACGCCTTCCCGGATGTCTACCGGCAACTGGCGCTGTTCTACCGTCAGGACACACTCGCCCGATTGCAGCGTTTGCGGGCGCAACACCCCGATTACCAGGAGGTCGAAAACGCGACCAATGGCTGA
- the ppa gene encoding inorganic diphosphatase, whose product MSYSKIPAGKDLPNDIYVAIEIPANHAPIKYEIDHDTDCLMVDRFMATPMFYPANYGFIPHTLADDGDPLDVLVVTPYPVAPGSVIRARPVGVLHMSDEAGGDAKLVAVPHDKLTVLYKDVQEYTDLPALLIEQIKHFFENYKDLEKGKWVKVEGWGGAEEARGLINKAVAAYQK is encoded by the coding sequence ATGAGCTACAGCAAGATCCCGGCTGGTAAAGACCTGCCGAACGACATCTACGTTGCCATCGAAATCCCGGCCAACCACGCGCCGATCAAATACGAAATCGACCACGACACCGATTGCCTGATGGTCGATCGCTTCATGGCCACCCCGATGTTCTATCCGGCCAACTACGGTTTCATCCCGCACACTCTGGCTGACGACGGCGACCCCCTCGACGTGCTGGTCGTGACTCCTTATCCGGTCGCGCCGGGTTCGGTGATCCGCGCTCGTCCGGTCGGCGTACTGCACATGAGCGACGAAGCCGGCGGCGACGCCAAGCTGGTTGCCGTTCCGCACGACAAACTGACCGTTCTGTACAAAGACGTTCAGGAATACACCGACCTGCCCGCGCTGCTGATCGAGCAGATCAAGCACTTCTTCGAGAACTACAAGGATCTGGAGAAGGGCAAGTGGGTCAAGGTAGAAGGCTGGGGCGGCGCTGAAGAAGCCCGCGGCCTGATCAACAAGGCAGTCGCGGCTTACCAAAAATAA
- a CDS encoding CheR family methyltransferase encodes MIEHIERLLKSRIGLEAESVGRTVIERAVRQRMSALGQQNLEGYWTTLGGSTREQQALVEAVVVPETWFFRYPESFNALASLAQERHAQLHGGRPLRLISLPSSSGEEPYSIAMTLLDAGFSAEQFQIDALDVSDKVLEQARKGLYGRNSFRGDALAFRDRFFHEQDAGSFLLDERVRTCVRLRTGNLLDPSLFAGEPSYDFIFCRNLLIYFDRPTQVRVLELLKRQLQEGGTLFIGPAEASLASQNGLQALGRQQTFAFRLAPAQTPISAAPRAPAPRTRPAVATVPRPVPPSRPRPLGRTLSAAVPATVVTDTWADVASLANAGRTDEARQRTEQHLQQNGPSATAYYWLGLLCDAAGQGDQACAYYRKAIYLEPQHREALTHLAAHLEAQGDQSGAQRLYRRAQNPEVGEGD; translated from the coding sequence ATGATCGAGCATATCGAGCGCCTGCTGAAAAGCCGTATCGGCCTGGAAGCCGAATCGGTCGGCCGCACGGTGATCGAACGCGCCGTGCGCCAACGCATGAGCGCCCTCGGCCAGCAGAATCTGGAAGGCTACTGGACCACCCTTGGCGGCTCGACGCGCGAACAGCAGGCGCTGGTGGAAGCTGTAGTGGTGCCGGAAACCTGGTTCTTCCGCTACCCGGAATCGTTCAACGCACTGGCCAGCCTGGCTCAGGAGCGTCACGCACAGTTGCACGGCGGTCGGCCACTGCGCCTGATCAGCCTGCCCAGTTCCAGCGGTGAAGAGCCCTACTCCATCGCCATGACCCTGCTCGATGCCGGCTTTTCCGCCGAGCAGTTCCAGATCGACGCGCTGGACGTCAGCGACAAAGTGCTGGAGCAAGCTCGCAAGGGCCTCTACGGGCGTAACTCGTTCCGCGGCGATGCCCTGGCCTTTCGCGATCGTTTCTTTCACGAGCAGGACGCCGGAAGTTTTCTTCTCGACGAGCGGGTGCGCACATGCGTCAGGCTGCGCACCGGTAACCTGCTCGATCCCAGCCTGTTCGCTGGCGAGCCCAGCTACGACTTCATCTTCTGCCGCAACCTGCTGATCTACTTCGACCGCCCAACCCAGGTGCGCGTGCTGGAGCTGCTCAAGCGCCAACTGCAAGAAGGCGGCACGCTGTTCATCGGCCCGGCCGAGGCCAGCCTGGCCAGCCAGAACGGTTTGCAGGCGCTGGGCCGGCAGCAGACTTTCGCCTTTCGCCTGGCCCCGGCCCAGACGCCCATCAGCGCAGCGCCACGAGCGCCTGCCCCGCGTACGCGCCCGGCGGTGGCTACGGTGCCGCGCCCTGTCCCGCCAAGCCGACCACGACCGCTGGGCAGAACACTCAGCGCAGCGGTGCCGGCAACGGTCGTAACGGATACCTGGGCCGACGTCGCCAGCCTAGCCAACGCCGGTCGCACCGACGAGGCGCGCCAGCGCACTGAGCAGCACTTGCAGCAGAACGGCCCCAGCGCCACAGCCTATTACTGGCTGGGCCTGCTCTGCGACGCGGCAGGCCAGGGCGATCAGGCCTGCGCCTACTACCGCAAGGCGATCTATCTCGAACCACAGCACCGCGAGGCGCTCACTCATCTGGCCGCACACCTGGAAGCGCAAGGCGACCAGAGCGGCGCCCAGCGCCTGTATCGACGAGCGCAGAACCCCGAGGTAGGCGAAGGTGACTGA